AGCATCTCAGGGGCTCAACCACTGCTCTGTTTAGCCGCTAgcctcttgtctctctcttcaGCAATAGTCAGGCGAATTCCCTTTCCACGAGGCAGAGAGATCCAAGGCTTGTTACCCTGAAGTTCGAAAGGGAAACACGTTAGGGGGAAAGATGGTGCCCCACCATTCCTGGGAATGCTAGAAGCAAAACATCCTCTCTTTCTTCCGAACCATAACGATCTGGTTGCTTGAGAGGTGGTCAGTAGCGTTGGGCCCAACTGAAGGGATTCTAGACATTCCAGAATGCCATGATCCACTTCCAGCTCTGCAAGATTATCTCTGGAAAGCCACTGGACCACCCCTCAGAATAGCCAGATCAGCATGGATCAGATCAGGAGAGACGGCTTTTGGTGCTCTTCAGATTAAGCATCCTTAACAAATAGAACTGAACTTGAGGGATACAATCTAACAAACTGAGAAAGCAAATtgataggaaaaaaagaaatcaaactgACCACTCTCACCAGATGGACTAATACTAGTTCAAGCTCTAACCCTAGAAGTTATTTGCCATAATGCTCCCATCTGTAAATACTCGTGCTccaacccattttttaaaaacagttctCGCTCCCATCGCAAAGAGATTCAAGCAATCTTTCTTCAAGGACATTTGAAATATTCAGGATATTTAGGCTTTCATTTTCAAAGGTATACTGAATAGTTTTATGATTTCTGAACCGATTAAGAATTTATCAATAAAAATTCAGAAATCATAAAATTATGATTGCATGATTGAAGAATTTATCCTTTTGCACAAGTTCCCTCTTGGCAGGTAAAACCTGCTCAACCAGGAGGGAAGGCGGATGGCAGATCCCTCCTGACTTCCACGCAAGTCAGGAGGGCCGACAATGGCGCTCCTTGTTCATGTCTTTGCTCCTCAAAGGAGATTGTGAGAACACATGGCCAATTCTCTACCGCTGCCAGCAGCTTACCTTTCCAATCACAAAGATGTTAGACAGTCTGGTGGCAAAGCTATTGCCATTAGCATCCTTAACGTGAACCACATCAAATGAACCAGGATGTCTCTCCCGATTGGTGATTACACCAATACGCCCCAAGTTAGCTCCTCCAGTCACCATGCACAAGTTGCCTGCAGGTGAAAAAGGAAGACGTTGCCCATACAATCATCCCAGTTCCCTAATCAAAGGCTATCCCTTGGCCCCAGCATGGTTTTCAGGAACACAGACACTATTCCACAAAAACTGCTGCTTGCCCAtgacccctaaaaacagacccacaGGAGTCTGACCACCCCACAGTTAAGTCACTTAAAACAAACCTGTGTCAAACTTGATGAAATCTGTAATCTTGCCTGTCTCCAAATCAATCTGGATAGTGTCATTCACTTTGATGAGGGGATCTGGGTACCGGATTGTTCGGGCATCGTGAGTGACAAGGTGAGGAATTCCTTTGGTGCCCACAAAGATCTTTCTAACCTTGCACAGCTTGTACTGGGAAGACAACCAACAGAAAGAATTACTGGGGCCAGATGGGGCTTCTGCCATTACAACCCTTTTAAAAGGACACCAGTCTTCCCCAACTGTTGATCTGCTGGCCAGCTACTGTTAAGCCAAGAGGCAGAGCCTGCTGCTTAGAGCAGGGGGCCCACCAGATGGTTCAGGCAGCAGGCTGGAATTGATGGAGGATCTGGAGAGCATCAAGGAGCTTCCGCTAATCCTTTGGGCCTGGGAGCAGGCCCAAGGAACAAGGTTTGCACCAGACATGACTGTATTATCACAAC
This region of Ahaetulla prasina isolate Xishuangbanna chromosome 11, ASM2864084v1, whole genome shotgun sequence genomic DNA includes:
- the LOC131205098 gene encoding small ribosomal subunit protein eS4, whose protein sequence is MARGPKKHLKRVAAPKHWMLDKLTGVFAPRPSTGPHKLRECLPLIIFLRNRLKYALTGDEVKKICMQRFIKIDGKIRTDITYPAGFMDVISIEKTAEHFRLVYDTKGRFAVHRITPEEAKYKLCKVRKIFVGTKGIPHLVTHDARTIRYPDPLIKVNDTIQIDLETGKITDFIKFDTGNLCMVTGGANLGRIGVITNRERHPGSFDVVHVKDANGNSFATRLSNIFVIGKGNKPWISLPRGKGIRLTIAEERDKRLAAKQSSG